Proteins encoded by one window of Cydia splendana chromosome 14, ilCydSple1.2, whole genome shotgun sequence:
- the LOC134796889 gene encoding helix-loop-helix protein 1, with product MKSWLEASGMEDSLSCMLAEPREALLPITGRENLAPRKRDRTLEPCAMSEEAYLSSGAGSPCAGLSREERRRRRRATLKYRTAHATRERIRVEAFNGAFASLRQLLPTLPPDKKLSKIEILRLAICYIAYLNHVLDA from the exons ATGAAGAGCTGGCTGGAGGCGAGCGGGATGGAGGACTCTCTGTCCTGCATGCTGGCCGAGCCGCGGGAGGCGCTGCTGCCCATCACCGGCAGAGAGAACCTCGCGCCTAGGAAGAG AGACAGGACTCTAGAACCATGTGCAATGTCCGAAGAAGCCTACCTCTCGAGCGGCGCCGGCTCCCCCTGCGCAGGGCTGTCGCGCGAAgagcgccggcgccggcgcaggGCCACGCTCAAGTACCGCACCGCGCACGCTACGCGCGAGCGCATCCGCGTGGAAGCCTTCAACGGCGCGTTCGCCTCTCTCAGGCAGCTGCTGCCAACCCTACCGCCGGataaaaaactttccaaaatcGAAATATTACGGCTCGCTATTTGTTATATTGCGTACTTGAACCATGTTTTAGACGCATAA
- the LOC134797177 gene encoding NPC intracellular cholesterol transporter 1 homolog 1b-like, producing MKLLSIFIIFLWLRTSVKGDCVMREDCGVFGGFEKACYYNGPALPVLDGLTPEERDTTLEIIERRCPFLLYDENDNRLPDDQVLTCCDSVQLAGMARSLLMADGVLGRCPTCMRNFQRQICAMNCSPDQARFVEVNTTTESDVTYVSEVHYRVYNDFMIDAHASCAGVIVPQTGMPAINMMCGDAPVCDADAFFGFTGDTSSNPLAPVQVNFLRWPTPEDSMNARAPPCNETSFDDFPCSCVDCFNVCPSGNEPYVPEMCTVASLNCAAFSIGLIVCIITVGIFTFLTVREAKKYRQFTSQERSKPLQPKKPKLNMMQRMFQKIFSKIGAFSANNAVLTIMLTSWLAFAALFGVFQLNLTANPLELWSSPDSTSRADFNYFNSRFGPFYRTAQVYMQIKGLDSFEFNNVTYGPAFRLEAIEELVRLEDAILNIGRDNGRVTLEEVCFAPLRQRGGEQLLDQCTLMSVSVYLGSNRNNINNQTYLNQITGCVNNFYGLDCLASWGGGSEPEITFGGFDGDDIFSADTLLINIPIANHLLQADLEPALEWENNFLELMHEYAANGKPDFVDVTYAAERSIEDEIERVSVAEAIPIAISYVLMFVYVTISLGNIRYCKTWFVDSKITVALGSITVEVIAILCAMGTMGYAGITLTLLAINVIPFFVLSVGIDNVFLMVNTIHSIESNLKSYDDYKPDMNLEQKRIYIFSKMMGKVGPSMFVASVTQVTCFGIGALANFPAVVTFSVFACISLGFLFVFQITTVVAILSLDYKRAFQNRFDIFCCIQKKILDDENPLTSETPRMSLTQKLMEPYAKFLLNWKVKIFVVFVFIGMLVASIFLIPRIEIGLDQEMALPQDSYVYKYLQSVSELLRLGPPVYFILKSGLNFTNTEHQNLICGGQLCNDDSLIIQIFLAAQHEEITYISRSSNSWLDDYFDWSSLQGACCKYNVTDGSFCQSSDMSPECLNCVIERDEETMGLRMSAEAFNHYLPFFLQDTPTETCSKGGLASYFNGVNYILDSEGRASVHDSHFMAYHSPLSTSHDYITAVRYGYEVSHNITAMIKERTNLDVEVVPYSIFYVYYHQYLTMWRDTFSSIGYCLIGAMIFNLIASGFNVLTTFAVLCTTIMVVVNMMGVMYIWSIPLNAVSTVNLIVSIGIAVEFCSHLAYAFATSSVAREDRVEDALKTVGATIITGITFTNIPVVVLAFSYTEIIEVFFFRMFFSLVVLGFLHGMIFFPVFLSYLINIKSK from the coding sequence ATGAAGCTGTTGTCAATATTTATCATATTTCTCTGGCTGAGGACCAGTGTAAAAGGTGATTGTGTGATGCGAGAAGACTGCGGCGTCTTTGGAGGATTCGAGAAAGCTTGCTACTATAATGGACCAGCTTTACCAGTTTTAGACGGGTTAACACCAGAAGAACGCGACACAACTCTTGAAATAATAGAAAGAAGATGCCCGTTTCTCTTATACGATGAGAATGATAATAGATTACCCGACGATCAAGTGCTGACGTGTTGCGACAGTGTGCAGCTCGCGGGCATGGCTCGGAGTCTCCTGATGGCTGACGGCGTGCTAGGCCGCTGCCCAACCTGCATGCGCAACTTTCAGCGGCAAATTTGCGCAATGAACTGTTCACCTGACCAAGCACGATTCGTAGAAGTGAACACAACGACAGAATCAGATGTGACGTATGTTAGTGAAGTACACTACAGGGTGTACAACGACTTCATGATCGACGCACACGCTTCTTGCGCCGGAGTGATAGTTCCGCAAACTGGTATGCCCGCTATCAACATGATGTGCGGTGATGCTCCTGTCTGCGATGCTGACGCCTTCTTCGGCTTCACCGGCGATACTTCTTCCAACCCTCTCGCGCCTGTTCAAGTGAACTTCTTAAGGTGGCCGACTCCGGAAGACTCGATGAACGCTCGTGCCCCACCGTGTAACGAAACCAGCTTCGATGACTTTCCATGCAGTTGCGTCGACTGCTTTAATGTGTGCCCGTCCGGTAATGAGCCGTATGTTCCTGAAATGTGTACAGTGGCCTCATTGAATTGCGCAGCTTTTTCTATTGGACTAATAGTTTGCATAATAACTGTGGGCATATTCACCTTTCTTACGGTAAGAGAAGCTAAAAAATACAGACAGTTTACTTCACAAGAAAGGTCTAAGCCACTACAACCGAAAAAACCAAAGTTGAATATGATGCAGCGTATGTTTCAAAAAATATTCTCTAAAATAGGTGCCTTTTCAGCTAATAACGCGGTTCTAACCATTATGCTGACTTCATGGCTTGCTTTCGCTGCCTTGTTCGGCGTGTTCCAATTAAATCTTACAGCAAATCCGTTAGAGCTCTGGTCTTCGCCAGATTCTACAAGCCGAGCTGATTTCAACTATTTTAATTCAAGATTTGGTCCATTTTATAGAACTGCTCAAGTTTACATGCAGATAAAGGGGTTAGATTCGTTTGAGTTCAACAATGTGACATATGGACCAGCGTTTAGATTGGAAGCTATTGAAGAATTAGTGAGATTAGAAGACGCTATTTTGAATATAGGCAGGGACAACGGTAGAGTGACATTAGAAGAAGTGTGTTTTGCACCTTTACGCCAGCGCGGTGGGGAACAGTTGCTAGACCAGTGCACGCTTATGTCAGTATCCGTTTACCTAGGGAGTAATCGAAACAACATCAATAACCAAACATATTTAAACCAAATTACTGGTTGTGTGAACAACTTTTACGGGCTGGACTGCTTGGCATCATGGGGAGGTGGTTCGGAACCAGAAATAACGTTTGGTGGGTTTGATGGTGATGACATATTCAGTGCCGATACTCTGTTAATAAATATACCCATAGCTAATCATCTATTGCAAGCTGATTTGGAACCTGCCCTAGAATGGGAAAATAATTTTTTGGAGTTAATGCACGAATATGCTGCTAACGGTAAACCAGATTTTGTAGATGTAACTTACGCTGCGGAAAGATCTATAGAAGACGAGATCGAACGAGTCTCCGTAGCAGAAGCTATCCCCATAGCAATCAGCTATGTGCTTATGTTCGTATATGTAACTATTTCTCTTGGTAATATCAGATATTGCAAAACGTGGTTTGTTGATAGTAAAATAACGGTCGCTCTAGGAAGTATAACGGTGGAAGTTATTGCTATTCTTTGTGCCATGGGCACAATGGGATATGCCGGTATAACATTAACGTTGCTAGCAATTAATGTGATTCCATTCTTTGTATTATCCGTTGGTATTGACAACGTATTTTTAATGGTAAATACAATTCATAGCATTGAGAGCAATTTAAAATCCTACGATGATTATAAACCTGACATGAACCTGGAACAAAAGAGAATATATATCTTCTCCAAAATGATGGGCAAAGTAGGACCTTCCATGTTTGTAGCGTCTGTCACTCAAGTGACGTGCTTCGGCATTGGTGCTCTAGCAAATTTCCCAGCAGTAGTTACATTTTCAGTATTTGCCTGTATTTCCTTGGGATTTCtgtttgtatttcaaataacaaCAGTCGTCGCTATATTGTCTTTAGATTATAAACGAGCCTTCCAGAATaggtttgatattttttgttgtaTTCAGAAAAAAATTCTTGATGACGAAAATCCTCTCACTTCCGAAACTCCTCGCATGAGTCTTACACAAAAGTTAATGGAGCCATACGCCAAGTTTCTTCTTAATTGGAAAGTgaaaatttttgttgtttttgttttcattGGTATGCTAGTTGCAAGCATATTTCTCATCCCGAGAATAGAAATTGGCTTAGATCAAGAAATGGCTTTGCCGCAGGATTCATACGTATACAAATACTTACAGTCAGTAAGTGAGCTCCTCCGCCTTGGCCCTCCTGTATACTTCATTCTTAAAAGCGGCTTAAACTTTACCAACACAGAACATCAAAACCTTATTTGTGGTGGCCAATTATGCAACGATGATTCCCTAatcattcaaatatttttagcaGCGCAGCATGAAGAAATTACCTACATCTCTAGAAGTTCTAATTCTTGGTTAGACGATTATTTTGACTGGTCTAGTCTACAAGGTGCATGTTGCAAGTACAATGTCACAGACGGAAGTTTCTGTCAAAGTTCAGATATGTCTCCTGAATGTCTAAATTGCGTGATCGAAAGAGATGAAGAGACAATGGGGCTGCGGATGTCCGCAGAGGCATTTAATCATTATCTTCCATTTTTCTTACAAGATACTCCTACTGAAACATGTAGTAAAGGAGGTTTAGCTAGTTATTTCAACGGTGTTAATTATATTCTAGACTCGGAGGGCAGGGCCTCCGTGCACGACTCTCACTTCATGGCATACCACTCCCCGTTGTCCACGTCTCACGACTACATCACAGCAGTTCGATACGGTTACGAAGTTAGCCATAACATTACAGCTATGATAAAGGAGCGCACGAATTTAGATGTTGAGGTCGTCCCTTACTCAATTTTCTATGTTTACTACCATCAATATTTGACAATGTGGAGAGATACGTTCAGTTCGATCGGTTATTGTCTCATCGGAGCGATGATATTCAATCTCATAGCTTCAGGGTTTAACGTATTAACCACATTCGCTGTGTTGTGCACCACGATTATGGTGGTAGTCAACATGATGGGCGTTATGTATATTTGGAGCATTCCTCTCAACGCTGTGTCAACCGTCAATTTGATCGTCTCCATTGGTATAGCTGTGGAGTTTTGTTCACATTTGGCATATGCGTTTGCTACCAGTTCAGTTGCTAGGGAGGACAGAGTGGAGGATGCCCTCAAGACAGTAGGAGCGACTATAATAACCGGTATAACCTTTACGAATATACCAGTTGTAGTTCTAGCATTCTCTTACACCGAAATAATTGAGGTGTTTTTCTTTAGGATGTTCTTTAGTTTAGTCGTTTTAGGCTTTTTACATGGGATGATATTCTTCCCAGTGTtcttaagttatttaattaatataaaatcaaaataa